The following proteins come from a genomic window of Triticum aestivum cultivar Chinese Spring chromosome 6A, IWGSC CS RefSeq v2.1, whole genome shotgun sequence:
- the LOC123131550 gene encoding protein TsetseEP, with the protein MTMRKRPSSSSLLVAPLLLMLLPAFALAAGRHTLITRDPLYGPRANPNPEPLPGKQPNPNPQPLPDPQPLPGPRPDPNPQPLPDPKPNPNPQPLPEPQPDPNAQPLPGPHPDPNPQPLPGQNLQRLMNPWPNPNPQLLPDPRPNPNPRPLPGPQPDPNPQPLPDPNTKPLPDPQPNPNPQPLPGPQPDPNPQPFPDPNPKPLPNPQPNPNPQPLPGPQPDPNPQPLPDPNPKPLPDPQPNPNPQPLPGPQPDPNPQPLPDPNPQPLPGLPDPNAQPKPPLGTQAEKENVEAHIQEEPLG; encoded by the coding sequence ATGACGATGAGGAAGCGCCCCTCCTCGTCCTCTCTTCTCGTAGCACCGCTGCTGCTTATGCTTCTTCCAGCGTTTGCTCTTGCTGCAGGGAGGCACACCTTGATCACTAGAGACCCTCTATACGGCCCACGGGCTAACCCAAATCCAGAACCACTACCAGGAAAACAACCAAATCCAAATCCTCAACCATTGCCAGACCCACAACCACTGCCAGGACCACGACCAGACCCAAACCCGCAACCACTACCCGATCCTAAACCTAATCCAAACCCACAACCACTGCCTGAGCCACAACCTGATCCAAATGCTCAACCATTACCAGGACCACACCCTGACCCAAATCCACAACCATTGCCAGGCCAAAACCTGCAACGGttgatgaacccatggccaaaccCAAACCCGCAGCTACTACCAGACCCACGGCCAAACCCAAACCCTCGTCCATTACCAGGACCGCAGCCTGATCCAAATCCACAACCATTACCAGACCCAAACACAAAACCATTGCCGGACCCACAACCAAACCCAAACCCTCAGCCATTACCAGGACCGCAGCCTGATCCAAACCCACAACCATTTCCAGACCCAAACCCGAAACCATTGCCGAACCCACAGCCAAACCCAAACCCTCAACCATTACCAGGACCTCAGCCTGATCCAAACCCACAACCATTACCAGACCCAAACCCAAAACCATTGCCGGACCCACAACCAAACCCAAACCCTCAGCCATTACCAGGACCGCAGCCTGATCCAAACCCACAACCATTACCAGACCCAAACCCACAACCACTGCCTGGACTGCCGGACCCGAATGCACAACCAAAACCACCACTTGGGACACAAGCGGAAAAGGAAAATGTGGAAGCACACATCCAAGAGGAGCCGCTGGGATGA